TACCTTTGCTCCTTCGTGTGGAGAGAAAACATCTCGAACCACGGCTCTTGGGATTACCATTCCTGCGCAAGCACCTAAAGATTGGAGAAATCTAAAGAAGACTAATGACCAAACTGAATCGGACAATGCGCAAGCAAGAGAGCTCACTATGTACAAAATGAGTCCATAAATTAGAGGAGTCTTACGACCGAATCTATCTATTATCGGGCCGTAGAATAATTGTCCGAAAGAAATTCCGAAAAAGAAACTAGTTAACGTTAGTTGCACATTCGAAATTGGAGTCCCAAAATCTTTTGCAATTGCATCCATACCAGGAAGGTACATATCGATAGAGAAAGGACCTACCGCGGTTAGGATGCCTAGTAGTATAATAAGAATAGTATTAGATGATTTACTCACGATCCTAGGATCGAGTCGTTGATCATCCGGTCTATTCTTCTAGTTGTTTTCTCAAAATTTTCTTATCGAATTTACCAACGCTAGTCTTAGGGACCGAAGGAACCGACCGGATATCATCTAATTTAGGAAGTTGCCAGTGAGCGAAATGCTCTTTGAGTCTCTCTAAGATCTTTTTCGGATCAACAGACTTTCCTTCTACAGGAACAACGAAGACGACAGGAGCTTCATCTCTGACTGGATCTTTTCTTCCTACAACTGCTGCTTCCAGTACGTCTGGATCTGCCATCACGAGATTTTCCATATCAACACTGGAGATCCATTCCCCTCTTGTCTTAATGAGGTCCTTTTTTCGATCCGTAATTTGCATGTAACCATACTGGTCTAGAACAACGACATCTCCCGTCCGGAACCATCCATCGGGTGTAAATGACTCAGGAGAGACTCCACTTCGATAGGAACCTGTGATCCAAGGTCCTCTTACAAGAAGTTCTCCGGGAGTGTGTCCGTCTTTAGGTACGTCTTTTCCATCGTCGTCTACCGCGCGGATCTCAACGCCTGCCATCGCTACTCCTTGCTTAGCGCGATACGCATAACGTTCTTCGTCTTTCCAATCATTCATAAAACTTCTAGGACGAGAAACAGTTCCCACAGGAGAAGTCTCCGTCATTCCCCAAGCATGAAGAATAGAGATCCCAAAATCCTTTTCGAATCCTTCTATCAACCCTTTTGGAGCTGCAGATCCGCCTACGACCATAGTATGTAGTTTCAGATTATATTTTGTTTTCTTTAAGTGTTGATAGAGTACATTCCAGACTGTAGGAACTCCTGCGGTAAGTGTGACTCCTTCAGATTCCAATAATTCTGCTAAGCCTGCTCCTAATAGATGCTTTCCTGGAAATACTAATTTGCAGCCTGTCATTACAGAAGCGAAAGGAATTCCCCATGAGTTAACATGGAACATTGGCACAACGGGAAGAACAGTTTCCTTTTCACACAATGCCAAGGCGTCTCCCATACAAACCGACATAGAATGAAGATACGTAGATCTGTGAGAGTAGACGACACCTTTCGGATTTCCTGTAGTTCCTGATGTATAGCAGATGCATGCAGCTTCAAACTCATCAATCGGTTCGAAATGCTCTGTCTCATCCCCAGTTGCTAAAAAATCTTCGTAAGAGATCGAGTTAGGAAGATTCGGAAAAGGCATATTCTCCTTATCATCAATGATGATGAACTTCTGCACTCCCTTGATCTGATCCAGATTCTTTTCCAAAGCGGGAGCTAAAGACTTATCTACGAATATAAATTTGTCCTTTGCCTCGTTGATGATATAAACCAGTTGTTCCGGGAACAATCGAACATTGATCGTATGTAGAACTGCTCGGATGGAAGGGATCGCAAAATATAATTCTAAATGCGCGGAATGATTTAAGCAGAAAGTGGCAATCGCTTCTTCCGGTTTTACTCCTGCCTTTCTGAGAGCATTCATCAATCGGATTGTTCTTTTATAGAATTCTCCGTATGTATAACGCTGAATGGAATTATCATGCCATTTAGTTACGATTTCTTTATGTGGATGTGCATCCTTCGCTCTTTTAAGAATGGAAGGAAGTACTAAAGGATAATCCATCATTGTGGAACGCATATGATTCTCCGCTTAAGAAAAAGAATTTCGCAAAAATCTAATCTATTTATCTTCTAAAGGTCAAGAAGAATCGAATGTTTTCGGTTAGGTTTGAAAATTAAGGATGTAATGTGAATCTTGTTCGAAAAAAAACCAAACGTAGTTTGCTAAAAAAGAGGACTCTATTCGCAATAACCTGCCATCGTGAATCCTAGCTCATAACCGGAGAAGACAGGAATGGCAGCTGCCCAAGCATTTCGTGCTTCCGGATCTTTTAGATCTCGGACAGCGATTTCTATAATATTTTTTGCAGCGATAGTCAGTCCGCAAGGAGAGATAGGAAGACCTTGGTCCCCTTCCATATATTTAGCTAGAGAAAGAAATAGGAAATTCCGAACTAACTGGGACTTGGAATGAATTGCTTTAGAAAATCGAATGTACTCTTTTAAATTTTCAACAGTCTCTCTTCGATTGGCTGTCGAGATCGGATCTGCTTTCATTTTTGTTGCGGTCGCGGTGAACCTTTTTTCGAGTTCCCAACGTATCTTCTCCGCACATAAGAAGTCCATACCTTCTTTTGGATTGAGAGTCTCGTACTTACTTCTATAATATTCAATCTTTCCCCAGCGACTGATACGAAGATGCTTTCCTTCCTTTGTTTCTAGATCGTAAACGATCTCTCCAGTATAGTAGGTTTGTACCTTTTGCGAGTGGGTGGCAGACTGAAAGCTCTCCAAGATCGAGATTCCTGCTGGAGTAAGAGAAGGTCCAGTGTTACCAGTAAGATAAGCAAAGCAGGCTTCATAAGCCTCTTCTTTATCATAATAGTTGCCGTACATTGCTTGCGGGGTGACTAAGCAGCCCGAGCACAGAAAAGAAAAAGCGAAAACGCAAAGAATAGAACTATTACGAGGAAAGTTTATCATAAAGTATTTGGTTTTTCCTTGACGAACCTCAGTCTAAAATACCGTATAGGGTATAATCTATGGACGCAGAAGAAATCAGAAAACAACTCAGCAATCGAATTCACAGGATTAAAGGACAATTGGACGCTATTGAAAGAGGCCTTTATAACGAAGATGAAGATTGTGAAAAAACCCTACTTCTTCTAAAGGCCTCCAGCCAAGCATTAAAAAAGTTCGGCGAGGCTTATGTGCAGGAATATATGGATCGCTGCTTTTCTGATAAGAAATCCGGTGCGGTCGTCCAAAAGAACGTCAAGAAAGCGATCAAAGCCGCCTTCTCACTCTAACTTTTCTCCCTTCTCTTATCCCCTTATACATAAATAGACGCATTCCAGGAGAGCTCAACGCTTCTACTGGAATACTTTATTGGTCTTTAGCTGGCTTAATATTAAAATTTTTTGTATACCCCATGGGGTATTATAAGTCTATATACCCAGGAGGGTATATATGACCCAAATAGATCTAACAAATTGGTATCTGGAACGGGTGCTCTTTGCGCTAGCCGGAACAGTCTCCACAATAGGGCTTTGCGTGGGGTTTTTTATTTCACCCTGGGGCTTCTTGTTCAATGGGATGGTCTCGTTCAACCTTCTTCTCTTTGCTTCCGTACATTTTTGTCCTGCTTCTTATGTTTTAAACAAGTTGGGAGTGCCTTACAAATGCGAATTACAGAAAGATTGAATATTGTAGGTAAGCAGACTCTCCGTTCTATGATCGGAGGGTTGTTTCTTTTTCCGGCGTGGATCTCCGCGGCTCCTCTTTACGATTTTGAATCAGTTTGGAAGAAGGTGCTTGAGAATTCTCCTTCTTTGAAAGCAAAAACGATGGAGGTCGAAGCGGCGAAATCTGCCAGCGAGAGAGCTGGACTTCACTGGTTTCCGAGGCTTTATACTGATTTAAGAACTTATAATACGAATGATCCGACTCTAAATTTCATGGGTAAGTTGGGACAGAGAGCAGCGACCCAATCTGACTTTTCAACCATGAGTGTTAGAAGTAATCCTGCAAATTATCTAGATTCTAACAATCATCCGTATCAAAATCTAAACCCAAATACTGCAAATTTATTCGCGAAAGATACCTTAAATCGTCCTGGCAGCAATACATACTCTAGAGGAACTCTAGGCATGGATCTTTCTCTATATGAAGGAGGCTCGCAATCTGCATTAAAAGAAGTTAGAGATAAAGAATTGGAAGGCACTCGATTAGAAAGAGAATACTTCAAGAGAACTCTGTATCTTCAAACAGCGCTTGCTTATCAGTCTTCCGTTATATTCGAAGATTCGATAAGAGAACAAGATAGATTGCTTAACCAACTTGAGATTTATCTTTCTTCGTATCGCTTGGACTCTAGTCTGAATCCGCTCGGTCATGCTGGTTCACTATCCTTGAAATCGATCAAGCTGAGACTTGGGGCTGAGAAAAGAGAGAACGAACTGTCCCGGACTGAGACTCTGGAATCACTTAAAATTCTTTCTGGCGGTTCTATAGAAGAATTTCGTGCGGAAGAAAATTCATTGATCCGATTTTCGGAAAACTATCTTCCCTTCTCTTCTGATCTATCACAGAGCAACACTGTTCTTTCTAAGGTATTTGACTCTTACTCAAATGCAAGTAAGCAAAAAGTAAAAATGGAGAACGCCAAATTTCTCCCGAAGGTAGGAGTTTATGCGGAAGCATACGGATACCAAGGAGATCGAAATTTTGCGAATGCGTATAACGCAGGAATCTATCTCCAAATGAATTTGCTAAATCCCACGGATATCGGTTCCAGAAAAGAAGCGATTATGAGATCCGAAGCCGCGCAGGCAAAGGCTACGGAGGTTAAGATTAAGGAGAATTCAAATTTCTTAATATTACTGAGAAAAGAAAAGTCTTTAGCCGAAACGAGAGTAGATGCTGAAAAAGCATATCAGATCCAGTCGGAGCAACTAAGGATCTCTCAAGGTTTATTCAAAAAAGGGAATATTCCCATTATCACACTTGCAGAGAGTTTTTCTAGAACGGCTGACGCTTTACGAAAGAAAAGCCAATCGGACCTAGAATATCTGAAAACCAGAGCTGAACTAATCCTTTATTCGGGAGATATCGATGAAAACCGAAACTGAACTATCCAAAGGATTTGCCGGCAAGCTTGCAAATATCTTTGTCGCATCTAAACTAACTCCAATTTTCGCAATTGTAAGTATCCTAGTTGGAGTCTTTGCAGTATATCTCACTCCTAAGGAAGAAGAACCTCAGATCTCTGTTCCTATGGTTGATATCTCGGTTTTTTCTCCTGAGTTTTCCGCGAAGGAAATGGAAAGAAAGATCACCGAGGTGATAGAGAAAGCGGTTTGGGGATTGGAAGGAGTGGAATATGTATATTCTGCGAGTAGCGATCACCAAGCTATGATTACTGTTCGGTTTAATGTAGGAGAACCGTTAGAGCCTTCCTTGGTTAAGATCCATCATAAGATGATGGAGATAAAAGGAATTCTTCCTCAAAACATCTCGTCACCTTCTATTAATTCCTATACGATAGATGACGTTCCTTTTCTTGCACTTACATTCAGTTCAACCGAGAGAGATGATTATTCTTTAAGAAGTTTGGTTACTCCTCTCGCTAAGGAATTATCCTCTACGCCTGATCTCTCTAAAGTAGAGGTTTTGGGCGGAAGAAAAAAAGCGTTACGCGTCATTGCAAATCCTGTCAGAATGAAGGAGTTCGGGATAGATTTCTTGGAACTTGCAGAAGGTTTGAAGGCTAATTCTTCTTCTTTTCCTGCAGGAAAGAATTGGGGAAAAGAGAAGACGTACGACATTGAAATTGACTCTTCTCTCAGAACCGTTTCGCAACTGAGATCCGTTCCGATCAAACAAAGCTGGGGACGAACCATTCTTGTCGGAGACGTAGCAGAAGTTCAAGAAGGTCCACAAGAAAGACAACGTCAATCCATTCTATTCCAAAAGAAAGGCGCTATAGAAGGCGAGAATGCAGTTACAGTAGTCTTCTCCAAAAGAAAGGGAACAGATATAGAAACTCTTTCTAAGATCATTCGAGAGAGAGCACAGACATACAGAACTACTCTTCCGAATGATATTCAATTCACGGTCATTCGGGATTACGGACTGACAGCAGGTGCAAAGTCAAAAGAGCTTATCGAGCATCTAATCATAGCCACTATCTCAGTCTCAGTATTGATCGCTATATGGATGGGACTCAGGGCTTCCTTTGTAGTATTTATTGCGATACCGGTTACCTTAGCTCTCACGTTATTCGTATATTACTTTCTAGGGTATACTTTGAATCGAGTGACCCTGTTCGCTCTCATCTTTTCCATTGGGATCCTTGTGGATGATGCGATTGTAGTGGTGGAAAATATTGAAAGGCACCTAAAAGATTCGAAAGGAAAGGATAAGATTAAGGCCATCCTTTCCGCAGTATCGGAAGTAGGAAACCCTACAATTCTGGCTACTTTTACAGTGATTGCTGCGATCCTTCCGATGGCATTCGTAAGAGGACTCATGGGTCCTTATATGAAACCGATCCCTGTGGGTGCGAGTCTTGCGATGATCCTGTCTCTCCTTGTTGCATTCTCCGTGATCCCTTGGGTTGCTTCGAGAGTTTTGCATCAGAAAAAAGAATCCGGATCTTCTGAGAACATTTCTAAATTAGATCGGGCTTATCTAAGGATTGCATCTTGGCTTTTAGAATCGAAGCTCAATCTAGCAAAAATGGTTTTGTTGATCCTGTTCCTTTTCTCCATCGCGGTTGGTATGGTAGTCTTGAAGGCAGTAAAAGTAAAGATGCTTCCTTTCGATGACAAGGATGAATTTCAGATCACATTGGATTTTGATCCGACTACTCCTTTGGAGCAGACAGTTTTTCAAAGTAAAGAGTTAGCTAATCTTCTTCTGCAAAACCAGGAGATCCAAACAGTTCAGATATTTGCAGGGGAACCTGCTCCCTTCTCTTTTTCAGGAATGGTAAAACATACATTTCTACGCAGAGACGATTGGAAATCGGATCTACATATTCTTCTAAGAGATAAGGGAAAAAGAAAGAAGAAGAGTCATGAGATCATTGAGTCTCTTAGGCCTACTCTCCATGATTTTGAAAAGAAGAATGAAGTTCTGACTAAGGTTCTAGAGATTCCTCCTGGGCCGCCCGTGCTTTCTACATTAGTGATTGAGATCTATGGTCCTTCTGAAGAAGGCAGAAAGAATGTAGCGGATGAAATTCTATCAATAGTAAAAAACCAAGGTGATGTAGTTGATATTGATTCTAGCTTAAGAGAACTTCGTCCGAAGATACATTATCCTTTCGATTTTCAGAAAGGTGGTATCGTAGGAATTCCTTCTGCTAGGCTTGCGGGGAATATGGATTTGTTCTTTAACGAAAGATCTCTCTTCCTTCTTTCAAACGATAGAAATCCGGAAGATGTTTCCGTAGATCTTTCTGTTCCGAATCAGATCCGTTCTTCTAAACAGTCGCTTTCTTCTTGGGGAATTTCATCTAACGTCTCCGGCTCTGTCATTACGAATGCATTGGTTGGTCCTGAGAGAATTTCGAGTTCTAGAGTTTTACACAGAAAGAACTTGAAGCCTGTAGAATATATAACAGGAGAATTTTCCGGCAAGGAAGAAGCTCCCGTATACGGAATTCTTTCGCTTTCTTCCAAAATCTCATATCCGACTTCGACTGCTGAGGTCCCTTGGAATACCGAAACTCCAAAACTAAAATGGGATGGAGAATGGTACATTACGTATGAAGTCTTTCGTGATCTAGGCGGAGCCTTTGCTGTTGTTATGGTCTTGATCTATATTCTGGTATTAGGTTGGTTTCAAAATTATAGATTGCCAATCATCATCATGGCCCCCATTCCGATTTCCTTGATCGGAATTATCCCAGGTCATTGGATTACCGGAGCTTACTTCACGGCAACTTCAATGGTCGGCTTTATTGCTGGAGCGGGAATCATCGTAAGAAACTCCATTATACTCGTAGATTTTATAGAAGCGGAGATCGAGTCGGGAAAATCGGTACGCCAAGCAGTTTTAGATGCAGGAGTAGTGAGATTTCGTCCCATGTTCTTGACTGCGGCAGCAGTAATTGTGGGAAGTTCGGTCATGCTCTTTGATCCGATTTTCCAAGGACTTGCGGTTTCTTTGATTTTTGGTGAGATTGCGGCGACTGTGCTGAGTAGATTCGCGGTCCCTGCGTTTTACTATTGGTTTTCGGGTAGAAAGTAAGGGGTCGCTATTTTCGCTCTCAAGCTCGACCGTTCGAGTCCCTAATATTTTGCCGAAGAAGGGACTCGAACCCCCACGGTGTTACCCGCTGGTACCTGAAACCAGTGCGTCTACCAATTCCGCCACTTCGACTAGTGGTTGGAGGGATTTTCTCCCTTTGGATAATTTTGCGTCTTGGGACTTTCCGTCAGCTTATTTTTGGAATTCATTGACACGATAATTGAGAGGAAAGTAGGGTCAGGATAAAATGAAAGAAGAGCGCAAGACTTCAGAGACGGACATTAAGTTGGCCCTAAATATTCGAGGCACGGGAAAGTATCAGTTCGATACTCAGATCCCGTTTTTCGAGCATATGCTCTCGCATGTTTCCAAGCACGGGTTGATCGATTTGGATCTTTGGCTGCGAGGCGACATAGAAATCGACTGTCATCATAGTGTCGAAGATACAGCCATTCTTCTAGGTGCTTCTATCCATAAGCAGCTCGGCGACAAGGCTGGGATTAGAAGATACGGCCATTATACCCTGACCATGGATGAAGTACTGACCACAGTAGCTGTGGATTTAGGTGGCAGATATTTTTATAAATATACCGGGCCGGAGCTCACAGGCAAGTTTGGTATTTATGATGCGGAACTTTCTTTGGAATTCCTACAGAAGCTTGCCTTGAATGCCAAGATGAATCTTCACGTGGTCGTTCACTATGGCGATAATAGACATCATATTCACGAATCTATTTTCAAGGCTTTGGGTAAGGCTCTGCGTATGGCTATCGAGATCGATCCGGCCGCCGGCGGAGCTATTCCTTCTACGAAAGGCGTTTTGGAATGATTGCCGTTCTTGATTATGGAATGGGCAATATTCATTCTTGCTTGAAGGCAATCTCTTTATTTACTAGCGACTTCGCTTATACCAAAGATCCTGAAACTCTTAGATCGGCTCAGGCACTTATTTTGCCTGGTGATGGTCATTTCGATAAGGCAATGTTCAATCTGAATGAGTCCGGCCTTCGACAATTCGTAGATGATCATGTTACGAAAGGTAAACCTCTCTTCGGGATTTGTATCGGTTTTCAAATCCTATTCGAAGATTCAGACGAGACCATTTCTGGAAACCAAAAGCAGATTGTTCCTGGCTTAGGATACATAAAGGGAAAGGTCCGAAAATTCAAAGGCAAGAATTACAAGGTGCCTCATATCGGTTGGAATAAACTGTATAAACGAAATCCTTCCAAAAGTAATTTGTTAAAGAATGTGGAAGACGAATCCTTTGCTTATTTTATCCATTCTTATCGCCCAGTGGATGTGGAGTCCAAAGCAGTGAGCGGTGTTTGCGATTATTATGGAGAAAGATTCCCCGCAGTTGTCGAGAAAGAAAACATTTGCGGAACCCAATTCCATCCGGAGAAGTCTCATTCTTTCGGTTTAAAGATCCTGGAGAACTTTATTAAATCTTTATGATATTAATTCCTGCCGTTGATTTGTTGGATAACACTGCTGTTCGTTTGTTCAAAGGAAACTACGACGAAAAAACCGTTTATTCTACCGAGCCTTGGAAATTGGCCGAAGGTTTTGAAAGAAACGGTGCGACTCTTCTTCACTTAGTGGATTTGAACGGAGCAAGAAATCAGATCGGTGTGAACAGCGAATCTATTTCAAAAATCCGTAAATCGACGAACCTCAAGATCCAGCTTGGAGGAGGTATTCGAGATAAAGAAAAACTAGAATACTACGACTCTATCGGGATCGACCGTTTTATTTTGGGGACTGCTGCCGTAAAGGATCCAGCTCTTTTAGAATTTGCTCTGAATAAATACGGTGAGAATCGGATCGTAGTCGCAATCGATGCAAGAGACGGAATAGTCAAAATTGCAGGCTGGGAAGTCGATTCAGGAGTTCATTATTTGGATCTGATGGATAAGATGCAAAAGGCTGGGATTCGGAACATTATTTTTACCGATATCGCACAAGACGGAACTTTGGCAGGTCCAAACCTCAAAGCATATAAGGAAATCCTAAGTAAATATAATTTTCAAGTAATTGCCTCTGGTGGGATTTCTTCTCTTCGAGACATCATGGCCTTATCTTCTCTTGGTACTCCGATCCCTATGTTCGGTGTGATCACTGGCAAGGCTTTGTACGAAGGTAAGATAGATCTTGCAGAAGCGATTACAAGTCTAGGCGCTGACTGATCTAATTCATTCTAGTCGTTTGGCTTTTGGATATATTTTTCTTTCCTTATGCCTTCCTAATACGTAAAAAGGTTATTTATAATCGGAGTTCCGAATGAAAAAACTGCCATCTAATTATATTCTCGCCGTTGTTTCCGCCGTTGCCGCTTTCATTTCTTTTCTTTTGATCCGCAAATTCTTCGGTGGGCAGGCAGGAGACGGAGTAGCTCAGGCAATTTGCGATGCTCTTAGCGATTCAGGTTCTTGTGATAAGGTTTCCGAAAGCAGCATCTCAGCAATCCGTGGAGTTCCTGTTTTTGGTGATATTCCGATCGCTCTCTTCGGATTTGTATTTTACGGTTTTATTACATATCTTTTCGTTCGATCCGAATTGAATAAGGATGCTTCTAAAGGATATCTTCTTTTCAGCTTTTATACTTTAGTCCTTGCTCTCGTCGTAGATATCGCTCTCTTCTCCGTTTCTGTATTTTATATAGATGCGATTTGCGGACTTTGTGCGGTAACCTGGACTTGCACAGTTTTACTGACTGCGGGAACTTTTTTGCAGATCAGAGACTTCGGAGACAAATCTCCTAAGATCATTCCTGGTATCTTAAAAACGGAAGGTCTTAATACTTATATCGTGCTCTTGGCTCTTCTGGTGGTCGGTCAGATTGGAGGAAAGTCTCTAAACAATTCTCTCGTTGATGGAGAGCATACTGGACTTTCTCAAATCCAAAAACAACTTACCGATTACGAAAAGGCTCCTCTTCTATCTATCGATATCAAAGGTTCATCTTTCCAGGGCGATCCAAATGCACCGATCACGATCGTAAAATTTGCGGACTTCAACTGCGGACATTGCATGCATACTTCTCATATTTTGAAGAAGGTTCTGAGAGACTACGATGGTATCGTAAAAGTAGTGTATAAGAATTTTCCTTTAGATGCTTCTTGCAATCGATTGGTGCAATCTCCTCGTCCAGAAGCAAGTTCCTGCGTAGCTGCTTCTGCAGCGATCTGCGCGGATAAGCAGAAAAAGTTCACAGTGATGTATGATGATCTATACAAGAATACGGAGAATCAAGTAATGCACACTCCTTCTACAGTGCTTAGCCTGGCACAACAAGAAGGATTGGACATGAATCAGTTTAGATCTTGTCTTTCTTCTCCAACTGTAAGAGATCAGATCAATAAAGAAGTGGATGAGGCCGACAAACTGCAAATTCACAGTACACCTAGTTTATTTATTAATAATAAAGCCATTCAAAGCGGAACTCCAAACGAGCAGTTCCTTCGCGCTTTGATCGAGAGCTTGATCAAGAAAGTTTAAGGATCTCTTGTGTCGGATACGGCCGAGGAACAGAAAAAACAGATACTTTGTAGGAATTGCGGTTCGAGCATTCTTTCCGACTCGGAAAAATGTTTGTTCTGTGGTTCTTATCAGCAACCTGGTCGTCTTCCTTTCTTGAAATATCTTTCGGAAAGTAGGATTTTCAGGATGGGTTTTCTATTTCCATTCTCTTCTCTGATTGCGATCTCCGTTCCGATATTTAATCTATTTCATCCAATCCCTTATGCAGATTGGTCTTGGATCTTTATTCTTTCGTTCTTTCTGATCGCGTTTACAATCTTCGGTTTTATCTCGGAGAGAATTTTCCTAAATAAGGTAAAGGGAGATGCTAAGGATTTTAGAGAAGGATTCTTTGAATGGCAGAAGAACTTGTATCTCAAGACTCCGTATCTTTCTTTTCTTGGAATGTTCTTATTTGTGTGCGTTCCCTTGCTGGATTGGGAAGGTCCGATCGCTTTTTCGGCATCTTCTTCTTTCATTTGGACCGCTTTGCTTGTATTTTTGCTTAAGATACTGATCCCTCTTTTCTAAACTACGGAGACCTAACCCATGGTTCAAAAGGCCGTAAGGATACTTATCCTATTTCTTATTCTAATGATCGTTTTTGCTTCGCTTATCACCTGGCATACGATCAATTTCCGTCCTCTTACATTAGGATTGTATTATGAAAAGATCTTTTGGGAAGATGTGTTGGATGATCCAGAGACTTTAACTTCTCTTAGGATATTGGACTCTTGGGGAATTCGATCTCATAATCACAAATGGTCCGATTCTTCTCCGGAGAAGGAGATGGAATTGGCCGACAAAGCCAAACGAAATCTCGAGATCCTCAGAACGTACAATCCTGCCGGTTTGAATAGAGAAGATCGTACTTACTATAAAGCTTTGGAATGGAATCTACAGTTGGAATCCGATCGAGAGCACTATATCTATAACTATTATCCGGTGAACCAATTATTCGGAATTCAAAATCATATTCCTTCCTTTTTGGCCACTTCGCATATCGTGGAAGATGAAGAGGATCTGAGCGCCTATCTAGATAGGCTCAAAGGAATTTCGGAGAAAATGGAGCAAGTGATTCGAGGCTTGGAACTTAGAGAGTCGAATGGAGTCATTCCGCCGGATTTCATTTTAAAGAGAGTCATTCATGAGATCGAAACATTTCGCATAAAAGATGTGGAATCGAATATTCTTTATTCAAGTCTGAAATCTAAATTAGAGAAATCGAATGAAATAACACCAGAAAGAAAGGCTTCTTCTCTGACTGAAACTAAAAAGGTACTCCTTGATTCGGTGTATCCTTCTTATTCCAAATTACAGACTTTCTTAGAAAGACAATTGAGATCCGCAAACAATAAGGCAGGAGCCTGGAAACTTCCGAATGGTGAGCAATTTTATGCTCATACATTAAAGAATCATACTACTACCAATTTAACTCCTCAAGAAGTTCACCAGATAGGTCTCTCTGAGGTTAACCGTATCCAAACAGAAATGAAAACCATTTTGGAGTCGGTCGGAATGAAAGGCAAAAATATCCAAACTGCAATGAAGGAGTTAAGAGAAAAGCCTGAGTTTCAATTTCCGGATGAACCAACGAGTAAGGAAAAGGTTCTGGAATCTTATAAAACTATTTTGGAGGATTCGATCCGAAAATCCAAAACCATATTTCCGAAATGGCCAAAAGCCAAGGTTTTGGTAGAAAGAATCCCGCAGTTCAAAGAGGCGGGAGCAGCCGGAGCTTATTACGAAGAGCCTAGTCTGGATGGAAAACGTCCCGGTGTATTCTATGCAAATTTAAGGAATATAAAAGAAATCCCTAAATTCGGAATGAATACCTTAACCTATCACGAGGCTGTTCCAGGACATCATTTACAGATAGCTTGGTCTCAAGAATTAACGTCAGCACCTCGCAAGCTTAGGACTACTCACTTCACTGCTTTTGTGGAAGGTTGGGCTCTTTATGCGGAGCGTCTTGCTAAAGATTATGAATTTTATTCAGATCCATATATCGATCTTGGAAGATTACAGGGAGAACTATTCCGTGCGGTTCGCTTGGTTGTAGATACAGGGATTCACTATAAACGTTGGAGTAGAGAAGAAGCCATTCGGTACATGTCCGATAATACAGGCATGGGGCCGACAGAAGTTACTTCTGAGATTGAAAGATACATCGTTTATCCTGGACAAGCATGTGCGTACAAGATCGGAATGATGTCCTTCTTA
Above is a window of Leptospira semungkisensis DNA encoding:
- a CDS encoding thioredoxin domain-containing protein, with amino-acid sequence MKKLPSNYILAVVSAVAAFISFLLIRKFFGGQAGDGVAQAICDALSDSGSCDKVSESSISAIRGVPVFGDIPIALFGFVFYGFITYLFVRSELNKDASKGYLLFSFYTLVLALVVDIALFSVSVFYIDAICGLCAVTWTCTVLLTAGTFLQIRDFGDKSPKIIPGILKTEGLNTYIVLLALLVVGQIGGKSLNNSLVDGEHTGLSQIQKQLTDYEKAPLLSIDIKGSSFQGDPNAPITIVKFADFNCGHCMHTSHILKKVLRDYDGIVKVVYKNFPLDASCNRLVQSPRPEASSCVAASAAICADKQKKFTVMYDDLYKNTENQVMHTPSTVLSLAQQEGLDMNQFRSCLSSPTVRDQINKEVDEADKLQIHSTPSLFINNKAIQSGTPNEQFLRALIESLIKKV
- a CDS encoding DUF885 domain-containing protein produces the protein MVQKAVRILILFLILMIVFASLITWHTINFRPLTLGLYYEKIFWEDVLDDPETLTSLRILDSWGIRSHNHKWSDSSPEKEMELADKAKRNLEILRTYNPAGLNREDRTYYKALEWNLQLESDREHYIYNYYPVNQLFGIQNHIPSFLATSHIVEDEEDLSAYLDRLKGISEKMEQVIRGLELRESNGVIPPDFILKRVIHEIETFRIKDVESNILYSSLKSKLEKSNEITPERKASSLTETKKVLLDSVYPSYSKLQTFLERQLRSANNKAGAWKLPNGEQFYAHTLKNHTTTNLTPQEVHQIGLSEVNRIQTEMKTILESVGMKGKNIQTAMKELREKPEFQFPDEPTSKEKVLESYKTILEDSIRKSKTIFPKWPKAKVLVERIPQFKEAGAAGAYYEEPSLDGKRPGVFYANLRNIKEIPKFGMNTLTYHEAVPGHHLQIAWSQELTSAPRKLRTTHFTAFVEGWALYAERLAKDYEFYSDPYIDLGRLQGELFRAVRLVVDTGIHYKRWSREEAIRYMSDNTGMGPTEVTSEIERYIVYPGQACAYKIGMMSFLKMREEWKTAKGKDFDIKEYHGFVLGKGSLPLEILELTSKEELGLTSKN